One Phycisphaerae bacterium RAS2 DNA window includes the following coding sequences:
- the lolD_3 gene encoding Lipoprotein-releasing system ATP-binding protein LolD has translation MSKPLIQIRSLAKHYEMGTTVVRALDGVDLDVYSGEMISITGASGSGKSTLMHLLGCLDRPTAGEYWLDGDLVSHMTDRQLAIVRNSKIGFVFQTFNLIQRTSAVDNVAVPLFYARRTRTREPSLKALERVGLAERAFHTPAELSGGERQRVAIARAIVNEPKILLADEPTGNLDSRTGRQIMEIFHELNRSGVTIILVTHEMSVAVQAQRVVRMKDGKKLEDRAIDSTFRSELLSTEPREPERSPPTARAIGV, from the coding sequence ATGAGCAAACCGCTGATTCAGATTCGCTCGCTGGCCAAGCACTATGAAATGGGCACGACGGTGGTCCGCGCGCTGGACGGCGTCGATCTTGACGTATACTCCGGCGAGATGATCTCCATCACCGGCGCCTCGGGCAGCGGCAAGAGCACGCTCATGCATCTGCTGGGCTGCCTCGACCGGCCGACCGCGGGAGAATACTGGCTCGATGGAGACCTGGTCAGCCACATGACCGACCGTCAACTGGCGATCGTGCGCAACAGCAAGATCGGCTTCGTGTTTCAGACGTTCAATCTTATCCAGCGGACGAGTGCGGTGGACAACGTCGCCGTGCCGCTGTTTTACGCGCGGCGCACGCGAACGCGCGAGCCGTCGCTGAAGGCCTTGGAACGTGTCGGGCTGGCAGAGCGGGCCTTTCACACGCCGGCGGAACTGTCGGGCGGCGAGCGCCAGCGCGTTGCGATTGCGCGGGCGATCGTGAACGAGCCGAAGATTCTGCTGGCCGACGAACCGACGGGAAATCTCGACAGCCGCACCGGTCGGCAGATCATGGAAATCTTTCACGAGCTGAACCGCTCGGGCGTGACGATCATCCTTGTGACGCACGAAATGTCGGTGGCGGTGCAGGCGCAGCGCGTCGTGCGCATGAAGGACGGGAAGAAACTGGAAGACCGCGCGATCGATTCCACGTTTCGAAGCGAATTGCTTTCGACCGAACCGCGCGAGCCGGAGCGCTCGCCGCCGACGGCGCGGGCGATTGGAGTGTAG
- the coaD gene encoding Phosphopantetheine adenylyltransferase: MKQEKGKTAVFAGTFDPPTYGHVDIIRRSRRIFEKTIVMVGRNPEKEPLFNEQERVDMLRELLADWKDVEVESYPGLTMDFVRRRGADFIVKGIRDGDDLRSELRQANVNMIAGDVETVFLFTTDQTALISSTLIRQIWEMGGLDRGHLDRLVPPTVVKRMQEKLMDQKARPSEGT; encoded by the coding sequence ATGAAACAGGAAAAAGGTAAAACCGCGGTCTTCGCAGGCACCTTCGACCCGCCGACCTACGGGCACGTGGACATCATTCGCCGCAGCCGCCGCATTTTTGAGAAGACGATCGTGATGGTGGGGCGCAACCCGGAGAAGGAGCCGCTGTTCAACGAGCAGGAGCGCGTGGACATGCTCCGCGAGTTGTTGGCCGACTGGAAGGACGTGGAGGTCGAGTCGTATCCGGGGCTGACGATGGATTTTGTCCGTCGTCGCGGGGCGGACTTTATCGTGAAGGGGATTCGCGACGGTGACGATCTGCGAAGCGAGTTGCGCCAGGCGAACGTGAACATGATCGCCGGCGATGTGGAGACGGTGTTTCTGTTTACCACGGATCAGACGGCGCTGATCAGCAGCACGTTGATTCGGCAGATCTGGGAGATGGGGGGGCTGGATCGCGGCCACCTGGATCGGCTCGTGCCGCCGACCGTCGTGAAGCGGATGCAGGAGAAGCTGATGGATCAGAAGGCCAGGCCGAGCGAGGGCACATGA
- the macB_10 gene encoding Macrolide export ATP-binding/permease protein MacB, producing the protein MFFFRIVMMALRSLWIHPLRSILATLGVIIGVAAVVAAMAILKGMGARMESGFASMGSNKIFIGAAVQRRSGRMVGTFDSIKYEDALAIDKECGAVAKVMPQVTSSSTIKFLSKNTTASVLGASEIYPDINNHKVSEGSFFTRTDVQGGAAVVVLGAKVKQELFGGRPAIDEKVKISGLLGTRTFTVIGVMEEKGNVAFTDVDQQVVVPITAAMERLYGLKSVHAILAEALSPSDQDIERAKEQIKKVLRQRHKIRAGQQDDFQVQAQREFVTQFAQFQIIAGVVLWSIAGISLVVGGIGIMNIMLVAVTERTREIGVRMAMGAQRSDVLNQFLVEASIVSLLGGAAGVLTGWGLARTIEKITRVMETITTSGAVLMALGMATVVGIISGIYPAWKASRLDPVEALRYE; encoded by the coding sequence ATGTTTTTCTTTCGCATCGTGATGATGGCGCTGCGCAGCCTGTGGATTCATCCCCTGCGCAGCATCCTCGCGACGCTCGGTGTCATCATCGGCGTGGCTGCGGTCGTCGCGGCGATGGCGATCCTCAAGGGCATGGGCGCGCGGATGGAAAGCGGCTTCGCCTCGATGGGGTCGAACAAGATATTCATCGGTGCGGCGGTGCAGCGACGCTCCGGTCGCATGGTCGGCACGTTTGATTCCATCAAGTACGAAGACGCTCTGGCGATTGACAAGGAGTGCGGCGCCGTCGCCAAGGTTATGCCGCAGGTGACGAGCAGCTCCACGATCAAGTTTCTGTCGAAGAACACGACCGCGTCCGTCCTCGGCGCGAGCGAGATTTATCCCGACATCAACAACCACAAGGTGTCCGAAGGGTCGTTTTTCACCCGGACCGACGTGCAGGGCGGCGCGGCCGTCGTGGTGCTCGGGGCGAAAGTGAAGCAGGAATTGTTCGGCGGTCGCCCGGCGATCGATGAGAAGGTGAAAATCTCCGGACTGCTGGGCACGCGAACCTTCACGGTGATCGGCGTGATGGAGGAGAAGGGCAACGTCGCGTTCACCGACGTGGACCAGCAGGTGGTCGTGCCGATCACGGCGGCGATGGAGCGGTTGTATGGACTGAAGTCGGTTCACGCGATACTTGCCGAAGCATTGTCGCCGTCGGACCAGGACATCGAGCGGGCCAAGGAACAGATCAAGAAAGTGCTTCGTCAGCGGCACAAGATTCGCGCGGGCCAGCAGGACGATTTCCAGGTGCAGGCGCAGCGCGAGTTCGTGACGCAGTTCGCACAGTTTCAGATCATCGCCGGCGTTGTGTTGTGGTCCATCGCGGGGATCAGCCTCGTGGTGGGCGGCATCGGCATCATGAACATCATGCTCGTGGCGGTGACGGAGCGCACGCGCGAGATCGGTGTGCGCATGGCAATGGGGGCGCAGCGCAGCGACGTGCTGAACCAGTTTCTGGTGGAAGCGAGCATTGTGTCGTTGCTGGGCGGTGCGGCCGGCGTGCTGACCGGCTGGGGTCTGGCGAGGACGATCGAGAAGATCACGCGCGTGATGGAGACCATCACGACGAGCGGGGCGGTGCTGATGGCGCTGGGCATGGCAACCGTCGTGGGGATCATCAGCGGAATATACCCGGCGTGGAAAGCGTCGCGTCTGGACCCGGTGGAAGCGCTCCGATATGAGTAG